GTTGTCGTTTGGTTTAGGGGCCTGGCGCAGAACCGGCAGGGTTGCCTCCATCTCCTGATGGCCCGGGTTGATGATCAGAGTCAACGTTACCTTCTCCCCGGGGTTCGGGTGCCGGCGTAAGTTCATTAGCATCAAATGATCGCCGCCCGGTTGGAGAACGAGTTCACCGTGCGCCGGAATCGTCAGCGCCGGCACGGATTTCATCCCGCTCATCCCTTTGGCATCCCGGGTCGTGACCATGGTTTCGACCGTTTCGGCAAGCCCCGTCCGGGCGCCGGCCAGCTCAAAGGTTTCGCCGGTGGCATTAGCGATTCGGACGAAAGCGACGGACGCTGCCGCCGATGGCGGCACGGCCTGCACCCATCCGCCGGTCAGGCGGAGC
This portion of the Verrucomicrobiota bacterium genome encodes:
- a CDS encoding copper chaperone PCu(A)C, with product MKRPFAVLILALFPSVWPGTAGCAETLPLRLTGGWVQAVPPSAAASVAFVRIANATGETFELAGARTGLAETVETMVTTRDAKGMSGMKSVPALTIPAHGELVLQPGGDHLMLMNLRRHPNPGEKVTLTLIINPGHQEMEATLPVLRQAPKPNDNANEHNPEHR